From a single Microbacterium terrisoli genomic region:
- a CDS encoding class I SAM-dependent methyltransferase, protein MTDAAADRNSPEVPLADRRADDVPAHWLLARLGKKVLRPGGRQLTTRLVGMLPLRGADVVELAPGLGLTARLLLDAQPASYTGVEDDADAAAIAAQSIGDRGTVTVGDAKKTGLADASCDVVLNEAMLTMNTNAHKGQILDEVARILRPGGCYAVHELALVPDDILTGTAEDVRLSLVRSQKVNTRPLTTPEWRSLFAEHGFVVEKVEHAPMRLLHFRRLLADEGVRGTLRIAGNYLRDADVRHRVNTMRASFRRNEKHIAAIAIVARRAAASTAASTPATPTPEESS, encoded by the coding sequence ATGACCGACGCTGCGGCAGACCGGAACTCCCCCGAGGTCCCCCTGGCCGACCGCCGCGCAGATGATGTGCCCGCCCACTGGCTGCTCGCGCGTCTGGGAAAGAAGGTGCTGCGGCCCGGTGGCCGGCAGTTGACCACACGGCTGGTGGGCATGCTGCCGCTGCGCGGCGCCGACGTCGTCGAGTTGGCACCGGGCCTGGGTCTGACCGCCCGCCTGCTGCTGGATGCCCAGCCTGCGTCGTACACGGGCGTCGAAGACGATGCGGATGCCGCGGCCATCGCCGCACAGTCCATCGGCGATCGCGGCACCGTGACCGTCGGCGACGCGAAGAAGACAGGGCTTGCCGACGCGTCGTGCGACGTCGTGCTGAACGAGGCCATGCTCACCATGAACACGAACGCGCACAAGGGGCAGATCCTCGACGAGGTGGCACGCATCCTGCGCCCGGGCGGGTGCTATGCGGTGCACGAGCTGGCGCTCGTGCCCGATGACATCCTGACCGGCACAGCCGAAGACGTGCGCCTGTCGCTGGTGCGCTCGCAGAAGGTCAACACCCGTCCGCTGACCACCCCGGAGTGGCGTTCGCTGTTCGCCGAACACGGCTTCGTCGTCGAGAAGGTCGAGCACGCCCCGATGCGGCTGCTGCACTTCCGGCGGCTGCTGGCCGACGAGGGAGTACGCGGCACGCTGCGCATCGCGGGCAATTATCTGAGGGATGCCGACGTCCGCCACCGCGTGAACACCATGCGCGCCTCGTTCCGGCGCAATGAGAAGCACATCGCCGCCATCGCGATCGTCGCGCGCAGGGCTGCGGCATCCACTGCGGCATCCACCCCCGCGACACCCACCCCCGAGGAGTCATCATGA
- a CDS encoding DUF2249 domain-containing protein, protein MTESTVQNHSGEQVVDARERGTMSCADMAMGAFDALADKASFVLVADHDPRGIRYMLQAERPGASAWDELESGPEVWQARVTRTA, encoded by the coding sequence ATGACCGAGAGCACCGTGCAGAACCACTCCGGCGAGCAGGTCGTCGACGCGCGCGAGCGCGGCACGATGAGCTGCGCCGACATGGCCATGGGCGCGTTCGATGCGCTCGCGGACAAGGCGAGCTTCGTGCTCGTGGCCGACCACGACCCGCGCGGCATCCGCTACATGCTGCAGGCCGAGCGCCCCGGCGCGTCTGCCTGGGATGAGCTGGAGTCCGGCCCCGAGGTATGGCAGGCGCGCGTGACCCGCACCGCCTGA
- a CDS encoding LysR family transcriptional regulator — protein MTTLDITALRSLIAVASLAGVRRAADALHLSQPAVSGHLRKLEDELGFEIVFRQGRSIAFTARGEDLLREAYALVAAHDAALARLGGGYDHDIVVASTEHASAPMLQAVARLLREEFPHRGIRFEFHRSARLREFVHKRTATVAIGFGDLGRGVEHVADVPLEWIGSDRAPVAAHRLVAFARPCVIRDRMLALGEDFSIERECVDMASLVNAVRSGVGVTALPSRTRLAPGLHPLQGLPALGTVPMTVVVGAEVTDRVRQGIHQELREVWAAL, from the coding sequence GTGACAACCCTCGACATCACCGCACTGCGGAGTCTGATCGCGGTCGCCTCGCTGGCCGGGGTGCGCCGGGCGGCCGACGCGCTGCATCTGTCGCAGCCGGCCGTGAGCGGACATCTGCGCAAGCTCGAAGACGAGTTGGGCTTCGAGATCGTCTTCCGTCAGGGGCGGTCGATCGCCTTCACTGCGCGGGGTGAGGACCTGCTGCGCGAGGCGTACGCGCTCGTGGCCGCGCACGATGCCGCGCTTGCACGCCTGGGCGGTGGGTACGACCACGACATCGTGGTCGCCTCGACCGAGCATGCGTCGGCGCCGATGCTGCAGGCCGTGGCGCGCCTGTTGCGTGAGGAGTTCCCGCACCGCGGCATCCGGTTCGAGTTCCATCGCAGCGCACGGCTGCGGGAGTTCGTGCACAAGCGCACCGCGACCGTCGCGATCGGCTTCGGCGATCTGGGCCGTGGCGTCGAACATGTCGCCGACGTTCCCCTGGAGTGGATCGGCTCCGATCGCGCACCCGTGGCTGCGCATCGGCTCGTGGCATTCGCGCGCCCGTGCGTCATCCGCGATCGCATGCTCGCACTCGGTGAGGACTTCTCGATCGAACGGGAATGCGTCGACATGGCGAGTCTCGTGAACGCGGTGCGATCAGGGGTGGGGGTCACCGCCCTGCCGTCACGCACTCGGCTCGCGCCGGGCCTGCACCCGCTGCAGGGGCTGCCCGCCCTTGGCACAGTGCCCATGACCGTCGTCGTGGGCGCCGAGGTCACGGACCGGGTGCGCCAGGGCATCCATCAGGAGCTTCGAGAGGTGTGGGCGGCTCTGTGA
- a CDS encoding DMT family transporter, which translates to MRFISLGAVFFVAISFPIGALAMSVVSPFLPIALRFTVIAVLLWCGLLLQHLACPQRALLPRGVQWWWAVTAGILVQGVQILAAYWAIAHGVSPGMCALVIAMNPVATAGLARLLGGRSENRWGYLALAAGVVGVVSACLPMVLSDPRLGPGLLAVLLALAGLAVGSFLQSRHLTGVTPAAFTAIGTTASIPPAIILALTEPEHVSDVREALTLLVVLVVTSALGTVFYAACVQRSGARQASALFAVIPAVAAVGSWALLGTDLGVSTLIGLAFGALACLAQVKAARFTAAQVAIVTSRT; encoded by the coding sequence ATGAGATTCATCTCCCTCGGCGCCGTCTTCTTCGTCGCGATCAGCTTCCCGATCGGTGCGCTCGCCATGTCGGTGGTCAGCCCGTTCCTGCCGATCGCGTTGCGCTTCACGGTCATCGCCGTCCTGCTGTGGTGCGGGCTGCTGCTGCAGCACCTGGCGTGTCCGCAGCGCGCGCTTCTGCCCCGCGGCGTGCAGTGGTGGTGGGCTGTGACGGCAGGCATCCTGGTGCAGGGGGTGCAGATCCTGGCCGCATACTGGGCGATCGCCCACGGCGTGAGTCCGGGAATGTGCGCCCTGGTGATTGCGATGAACCCCGTCGCCACGGCCGGCCTGGCCCGACTTCTGGGCGGCAGGAGCGAGAACCGCTGGGGCTATCTCGCGCTGGCGGCGGGTGTGGTCGGAGTCGTGAGCGCATGCCTGCCGATGGTGCTGTCCGACCCGCGACTGGGTCCGGGTCTGCTCGCCGTGCTGCTGGCCCTCGCCGGGCTGGCCGTCGGCTCCTTCCTGCAGAGCCGGCACCTGACCGGCGTCACACCGGCCGCGTTCACTGCCATCGGCACGACGGCATCGATCCCGCCCGCGATCATCCTCGCGCTCACCGAGCCGGAGCACGTGTCCGATGTGCGCGAAGCCCTCACGCTCCTGGTCGTGCTCGTGGTCACATCGGCCCTGGGCACCGTCTTCTACGCCGCCTGCGTGCAGCGGTCCGGCGCGCGACAGGCGTCGGCGCTCTTCGCGGTGATCCCCGCGGTTGCGGCCGTGGGCTCGTGGGCACTGCTGGGCACCGACCTGGGAGTGTCGACGCTGATCGGACTCGCCTTCGGCGCGCTGGCATGCCTCGCACAGGTCAAGGCCGCACGATTCACGGCCGCGCAGGTGGCGATCGTCACCTCGAGAACATGA
- a CDS encoding YciE/YciF ferroxidase family protein has translation MFEHFDTPQELFEYRLGSALSMEDDSLQMLGELESAARSPELKEMFRHHAGETRQQIENLHTVCAELGLSTDREPSQTTKGIAKESSSLLRKSADGLLDSVAVAAALGTEHYEIATYEALIAAAEGMGHPMVVNLLRANLDQEKHTSEELVAKAKQFAAAA, from the coding sequence ATGTTCGAGCACTTCGATACCCCACAGGAACTGTTCGAGTACCGTCTCGGATCCGCACTGAGCATGGAGGACGACTCTCTCCAGATGCTGGGCGAGCTCGAGTCGGCAGCACGATCGCCGGAGCTGAAGGAGATGTTCCGGCACCACGCGGGCGAGACGCGTCAGCAGATCGAGAATCTGCATACCGTGTGTGCAGAGCTGGGCCTGTCCACGGACAGGGAGCCCAGCCAGACGACCAAGGGAATCGCGAAGGAGAGCAGCTCGCTGCTGCGCAAGAGCGCCGATGGACTCCTCGACTCGGTCGCCGTCGCGGCTGCTCTCGGGACCGAGCATTACGAGATCGCCACATACGAGGCTCTCATCGCGGCTGCCGAGGGCATGGGCCACCCGATGGTGGTGAATCTCCTCCGTGCCAACCTCGACCAGGAGAAGCACACCAGCGAGGAGCTCGTCGCCAAGGCGAAGCAATTCGCGGCCGCAGCCTGA
- a CDS encoding iron-containing redox enzyme family protein: MDTTRSGPVDFRLLRPRGPLSSAILQNLSGRNDVDLVAAAKRSIADTDEILVEGDIQLALFVLYALAYGSLSGLDPRREWDADLLAVRSTLERPFETAIRSIVPHHPLPEPSVRGVATTLFALTAGDGGPSLTRFLAKKATREQALEFLILRSIYTLREADPHSWAIPRLTGRAKAALVEIQADEYGGGRADRIHAEIFAKSMRGAGLNDGYGAYADVVPAVTLTALNMMSMFGLNRRLVGAIVGHLAAFEMTSSIPNRLYGDGLRRLGFGEDVTDYFDEHVEADAVHEQIAGRDLAGTLAEDHPELLPDIIFGAAACLAVDGLIAEHVLDCWQDDRSALLTTLTGARR, encoded by the coding sequence ATGGACACGACACGATCCGGCCCCGTCGATTTCAGACTGCTCCGGCCACGAGGGCCGCTGAGTTCTGCGATCCTTCAGAACCTCAGCGGACGGAATGACGTCGACCTTGTGGCGGCCGCGAAGCGGTCGATCGCCGATACCGACGAGATCCTCGTTGAGGGTGATATCCAGCTCGCGCTGTTCGTCCTGTATGCGCTCGCGTACGGGTCGCTGTCAGGGCTCGATCCGCGACGCGAATGGGACGCGGATCTGCTCGCTGTTCGTTCCACCCTGGAGCGTCCATTTGAGACGGCGATCCGCAGCATCGTCCCGCACCACCCTCTGCCGGAGCCATCAGTTCGGGGCGTCGCGACCACGCTGTTCGCTCTGACCGCCGGGGACGGCGGACCGAGCCTCACTCGATTCCTGGCGAAGAAGGCGACACGGGAACAGGCACTGGAGTTCCTGATCCTGCGGTCGATCTACACGCTGCGCGAGGCCGACCCGCACTCATGGGCGATCCCCCGCTTGACCGGGCGAGCCAAGGCCGCCCTGGTGGAGATCCAAGCAGACGAATACGGCGGCGGACGCGCAGACCGTATCCACGCGGAGATCTTCGCGAAGTCGATGCGTGGAGCAGGCCTGAACGATGGCTACGGGGCGTACGCGGACGTCGTGCCCGCCGTCACCCTGACGGCTCTGAACATGATGTCGATGTTCGGGCTGAACCGTCGGCTGGTCGGGGCGATCGTCGGCCACCTCGCCGCGTTCGAGATGACCTCATCGATTCCGAACCGCCTCTACGGAGACGGGCTGCGCCGCCTGGGGTTCGGGGAGGATGTCACCGACTACTTCGATGAGCATGTCGAGGCGGACGCCGTGCACGAGCAGATCGCCGGGCGAGACCTCGCGGGCACGCTCGCGGAGGACCATCCCGAGCTACTCCCCGACATCATCTTCGGCGCGGCCGCCTGCCTCGCCGTCGACGGCCTTATCGCGGAGCACGTGCTCGACTGCTGGCAGGATGACCGCTCCGCGCTGCTGACAACCCTGACCGGAGCTCGGCGATGA
- a CDS encoding CDGSH iron-sulfur domain-containing protein has product MNDRPTTISPYPDGPLIVRGDVELVTADGKVIPSRRRTMALCRCGLSTIKPFCDGTHKATGFRAD; this is encoded by the coding sequence ATGAACGACCGGCCCACCACCATCAGCCCCTACCCTGACGGCCCGTTGATCGTGCGCGGTGACGTGGAACTCGTCACCGCCGACGGCAAGGTGATCCCGTCCCGCAGACGCACGATGGCACTGTGCCGATGCGGGCTGTCGACGATCAAGCCATTCTGCGATGGAACCCACAAGGCGACAGGGTTCAGAGCAGACTGA
- a CDS encoding carboxylate-amine ligase — protein MTFGIEEEFMLLDPRRLTPVDLGRRVVDDLRGDGAGEVAREFFCSQIEYATPVCETVADAEDALLGFRRRLAQWAADAGVVAAGTGTPIQAARHPAVSSGERYARVATDVGALADDHQINGLHVHVGIPDRDTGVQASNTLRPWLPVLLALSANSPFWDGAETGYDSWRAIHSRRWTTYGVPPRFRDADDYDRTVAKLIGVGATSDEGTINWTVRLSSKYPTLEVRVCDAQLDPSASVALAAIIRALVGTAAMHEPDRTPDAPADAALWHAARFGLGTTLVHPLTGRPAPSREVLRVLHDRTAPLLREDNERAAVDAFLRRAVNGAAFQRRAAASGTPALALLFGESLTTLREGATAG, from the coding sequence GTGACATTCGGAATCGAAGAGGAGTTCATGCTTCTCGATCCCCGCCGTCTCACCCCGGTAGACCTGGGTCGTCGAGTCGTCGACGACCTACGCGGCGATGGCGCAGGGGAGGTTGCGCGAGAGTTCTTCTGCTCGCAGATCGAATACGCCACCCCTGTCTGCGAGACGGTCGCTGACGCGGAGGACGCGCTCCTGGGCTTCCGTCGGCGTCTCGCGCAATGGGCTGCCGACGCCGGCGTGGTGGCCGCAGGGACAGGGACACCGATCCAGGCCGCCCGGCATCCGGCAGTCAGCTCCGGCGAGAGATACGCGCGGGTCGCGACGGATGTCGGCGCGCTGGCCGACGACCACCAGATCAACGGACTCCACGTCCACGTTGGGATCCCGGATCGGGACACGGGAGTCCAGGCATCGAACACGCTCCGCCCCTGGTTGCCGGTGCTGCTCGCGCTCTCGGCCAACTCGCCATTCTGGGATGGGGCCGAAACAGGGTACGACAGCTGGCGGGCCATCCACTCGCGGCGGTGGACCACCTACGGTGTCCCGCCTCGGTTCCGTGATGCGGACGACTACGACCGGACGGTGGCGAAGTTGATCGGCGTAGGCGCGACGTCCGATGAGGGCACGATCAACTGGACCGTCCGGCTCTCCAGCAAATACCCGACGCTCGAAGTGCGGGTCTGCGACGCTCAGCTCGACCCATCGGCGTCGGTGGCGCTCGCGGCGATCATCCGCGCACTCGTCGGCACCGCGGCGATGCATGAGCCGGATCGAACACCCGACGCGCCCGCGGATGCGGCGCTGTGGCACGCTGCTCGCTTCGGTCTCGGCACGACCTTGGTGCATCCGCTCACCGGACGACCGGCACCATCCCGCGAAGTGCTCCGAGTGCTTCATGACCGCACAGCCCCGTTGCTGCGCGAAGACAACGAGCGCGCCGCCGTCGACGCGTTCCTCCGTCGGGCCGTGAACGGAGCCGCCTTCCAGCGCCGAGCCGCGGCATCCGGCACCCCTGCCCTTGCTCTTCTCTTCGGGGAGAGCCTCACAACTCTGCGGGAGGGTGCGACGGCAGGTTGA
- a CDS encoding fluoride efflux transporter FluC, protein MTGVWLALAVALAGGVGAAGRMVLDGVVKARVNIPYPLGTTVINVTGSFLLGVVTGLAAGLGPWAAVLGTGLLGGYTTFSTASYETVRLAQAGRWRAAVVNGFGMLVAALLAALLGLWVGGLGH, encoded by the coding sequence ATGACCGGGGTGTGGCTCGCGCTGGCGGTCGCACTCGCCGGCGGTGTGGGTGCGGCGGGTCGCATGGTGCTGGACGGCGTCGTCAAAGCGCGGGTGAACATCCCCTATCCACTGGGGACGACGGTGATCAACGTGACCGGATCGTTCCTGCTGGGGGTGGTGACGGGCCTTGCCGCAGGCCTCGGGCCGTGGGCGGCGGTGCTGGGCACGGGCCTGCTCGGCGGGTACACGACGTTCTCGACCGCCAGCTACGAGACCGTGCGCCTCGCGCAGGCCGGCCGGTGGCGCGCCGCAGTCGTCAATGGATTCGGGATGCTGGTGGCCGCGCTGCTGGCCGCGCTGCTCGGCCTGTGGGTCGGCGGGCTCGGGCACTGA
- a CDS encoding fluoride efflux transporter FluC, whose protein sequence is MIAGGAVGTLIRYVLLLVLPEWGGMPWPVFLINLAGAFILGWLLEALARRGPDAGRRRVVRLFAGTGMLGGFTTYSTFAVGTDGLFLTDAPWVGIAYAVATVLVGAAASIAGIVLAARRGVRA, encoded by the coding sequence GTGATCGCCGGCGGTGCCGTGGGCACCCTGATCCGTTACGTGCTGCTGCTCGTGCTGCCCGAATGGGGTGGGATGCCGTGGCCCGTCTTCCTGATCAACCTCGCCGGTGCCTTCATTCTGGGATGGCTGCTGGAGGCCCTCGCCCGCAGGGGGCCCGATGCGGGGCGGCGGCGCGTGGTGCGCCTGTTCGCCGGCACCGGCATGCTCGGCGGCTTCACCACGTATTCGACGTTCGCCGTCGGCACCGACGGACTGTTCCTGACCGACGCTCCATGGGTCGGGATCGCCTATGCCGTGGCGACGGTGCTCGTCGGGGCCGCGGCATCCATCGCCGGAATCGTGCTGGCCGCACGGCGCGGAGTGCGCGCATGA
- a CDS encoding universal stress protein, which produces MAANDDPVPGVILVGVQKGLPDAVLHEAARLARDLGEDLVCAHVDLERYTVGEKLDGGVTSASIDPDTDTDDDVEGDFDAALAAHIDNVLAGTGVEWTGRELAGDPARALGRLADVVHARYIVVGTREASVRETLREFFQGSVASHLAHRQHRPVLVVPLSPVTDGRALPWE; this is translated from the coding sequence ATGGCTGCGAACGACGATCCGGTGCCGGGCGTGATCCTGGTCGGGGTGCAGAAGGGGTTGCCCGACGCGGTGCTGCACGAGGCGGCGCGGCTGGCCCGGGACCTCGGCGAAGACCTGGTCTGCGCGCACGTCGATCTGGAGCGCTACACCGTGGGTGAGAAGCTCGACGGCGGCGTGACGTCGGCGTCGATCGATCCCGACACCGATACCGACGACGATGTCGAAGGCGACTTCGACGCCGCTCTGGCCGCGCACATCGACAACGTACTGGCCGGCACCGGCGTCGAATGGACCGGTCGGGAACTGGCGGGCGATCCCGCCCGCGCGCTGGGCCGGCTCGCCGACGTCGTGCACGCCCGGTACATCGTCGTGGGGACGCGCGAGGCATCCGTGCGTGAGACCCTGCGCGAATTCTTCCAGGGCTCGGTGGCCAGCCACCTCGCTCACCGGCAGCATCGACCCGTGCTGGTCGTGCCGTTGAGCCCCGTGACCGACGGTCGGGCGCTGCCGTGGGAGTGA
- a CDS encoding TetR/AcrR family transcriptional regulator: MTGDHRRRMTPDERRAQLVALGVNFLADRSLDELSVEWVADHAEVSRALVFHYFGTRQGLHREVMRTAGDSLLRAGEPRPELPPAERLRDTLTRIVVFVREHRGTFYSLVRGVASGDTAVRVVTDESRAENARRLLEVFLELGVPDSDLLRVALRSWVGFAEEVLVELAVDAGRPVEEIVAFLERTVHGVVSAVGARDAG, encoded by the coding sequence ATGACAGGCGACCACCGACGACGGATGACGCCGGACGAGCGCCGCGCACAGCTGGTCGCCCTCGGCGTCAACTTCCTTGCCGATCGTTCGCTCGATGAGCTCTCGGTGGAATGGGTGGCCGATCATGCCGAGGTTTCGCGGGCCCTCGTCTTCCACTACTTCGGCACACGTCAGGGTCTGCACCGCGAAGTCATGCGCACCGCCGGCGACAGTCTGCTGCGCGCGGGTGAACCGCGGCCCGAACTGCCGCCGGCTGAACGGCTGCGCGACACACTGACCCGTATCGTGGTGTTCGTGCGCGAGCATCGCGGCACGTTCTATTCGCTCGTGCGCGGCGTCGCCAGCGGTGACACCGCCGTGCGCGTGGTCACCGACGAGTCACGGGCCGAGAATGCCCGGCGTCTGCTCGAGGTGTTCCTCGAACTGGGTGTGCCCGACAGCGACCTGCTGCGGGTCGCCCTGCGTTCGTGGGTCGGATTCGCCGAAGAGGTCCTGGTCGAACTCGCCGTCGACGCGGGCCGTCCGGTCGAGGAGATCGTCGCCTTCCTCGAGCGCACGGTGCACGGTGTGGTGTCGGCGGTGGGAGCCCGCGACGCCGGCTGA
- a CDS encoding DUF6230 family protein produces the protein MSFRSFVRSHAGRVTLTAIPVALAVSLLGAGVAQGAVPVSFSVSGSQFQIAASSLEGTGFSQYAGVAKDTAGKSHPVAIANIASATLHDLCQSVVSETPLGKVGVLITAGGGDRPASASDLQIGMTGLKGDSSFEHIRIGVDASTVNTQAKGMAGDFAQDADTVKITNLQQTAWSTQASVFTLTGMKLQLTDGSKQCF, from the coding sequence ATGTCGTTCCGTTCCTTCGTCCGCTCTCATGCAGGCCGCGTCACCCTCACCGCGATCCCCGTCGCCCTCGCCGTGTCGCTGCTGGGCGCCGGTGTCGCACAGGGCGCCGTGCCCGTCTCGTTCTCGGTGTCGGGCAGCCAGTTCCAGATCGCCGCCTCGAGCCTGGAGGGCACCGGGTTCTCGCAGTACGCCGGCGTCGCCAAAGACACCGCAGGAAAGTCCCACCCCGTCGCGATCGCGAACATCGCATCGGCGACGCTGCACGATCTGTGCCAGTCCGTGGTGAGCGAGACCCCGCTGGGCAAGGTGGGAGTGCTGATCACGGCAGGAGGCGGAGACCGGCCGGCGTCGGCATCCGACCTGCAGATCGGGATGACGGGGCTGAAGGGCGACTCGTCGTTCGAGCACATCCGCATCGGCGTGGATGCCTCGACCGTGAACACGCAGGCCAAGGGCATGGCGGGCGACTTCGCGCAGGATGCCGACACGGTGAAGATCACGAACCTGCAGCAGACGGCGTGGAGCACGCAGGCCTCCGTGTTCACGCTCACCGGCATGAAGCTGCAGCTGACCGACGGATCGAAGCAGTGCTTCTGA
- a CDS encoding DUF6114 domain-containing protein: MLLTERHRIAAWYRSRPALGGLLTVLAGVEIFLSSQLDLGDIRVQLGIEGLQATVIPIALVLLGVLAMVMPAHHIFYGVITLAVAVYSLIGVNLGGFVLGMLLGCIGGVLVVAWMPRAPVADEAAAGSRATAADDIDAAAETAGRGA; the protein is encoded by the coding sequence GTGCTTCTGACCGAAAGACACCGCATCGCGGCCTGGTACCGCAGCCGACCTGCTCTGGGCGGTCTGCTCACGGTGCTGGCCGGGGTCGAGATCTTCTTGTCGAGTCAGCTCGACCTCGGTGACATCCGCGTGCAGCTGGGCATCGAGGGACTGCAGGCGACGGTGATCCCGATCGCTCTCGTGCTCCTCGGCGTGCTCGCGATGGTCATGCCCGCCCACCACATCTTCTATGGCGTGATCACGCTCGCCGTCGCGGTGTACTCGCTGATCGGCGTGAACCTCGGCGGGTTCGTGCTGGGCATGCTGCTGGGCTGCATCGGCGGGGTCCTGGTGGTGGCGTGGATGCCGCGGGCCCCCGTGGCAGACGAAGCCGCAGCCGGGTCGCGGGCCACGGCAGCAGACGACATCGATGCCGCAGCCGAGACGGCGGGCAGGGGCGCATGA
- a CDS encoding serine hydrolase domain-containing protein — protein MPIRSRIARAVVASLGALALVLTVVACSSPAHPNVVASLAPHSQLPDATRQQLSAAVTDAMAATGSSGAIAGVWAPWSGTWVQGLGSTTWGGKTPVDPDMTFRAGPVTRAMTCDVLYEVADRGTVRLTDSVTKYVSGIPKLSEVTLQQLCDGTSGIGSYRGVLEPLLRMTPGRTWDPRELVGYGIGQVGEDLQPGVGFRDSDAGYVLLGLALERATGKSASALLSEYVFDPLGLSSSKLPGATASEPVVGSSQPLPGYYLASRTKSGAYVCDKQTDITEQSASFGFTDSGVVSDIEDVAAYAHALAEGTLVPTKKRLAAPLAVAPTAPAWFTTAGGVVKVGPLIGQYGQASGYLTAAFADPASDLVVAVVLNDSTAGQGPIIDLVRELAAIASMAPGVGGKAAPALGLPWTADQFHATIAKNAICPVPRS, from the coding sequence ATGCCGATTCGTTCGAGGATCGCACGTGCCGTGGTCGCATCCCTCGGCGCGCTCGCCCTGGTGCTGACCGTCGTCGCATGCTCCTCGCCGGCCCACCCCAATGTGGTGGCTTCGCTCGCGCCTCACTCGCAGCTGCCCGACGCCACCCGACAGCAGCTGTCTGCAGCGGTCACCGATGCGATGGCCGCCACCGGGTCATCCGGCGCGATCGCCGGCGTGTGGGCCCCGTGGAGCGGCACGTGGGTGCAGGGCCTGGGATCGACGACGTGGGGCGGCAAGACGCCGGTCGACCCCGACATGACGTTTCGCGCCGGTCCCGTCACCCGCGCGATGACGTGCGATGTGCTCTATGAGGTGGCCGATCGAGGCACCGTCAGGCTCACCGACAGTGTCACGAAGTACGTCAGCGGCATCCCCAAGCTGTCGGAGGTGACGCTGCAGCAGCTGTGCGACGGCACCAGCGGGATCGGCTCGTATCGCGGCGTGCTCGAACCGCTGCTGCGCATGACGCCGGGCCGCACGTGGGATCCGCGCGAACTGGTGGGCTACGGCATCGGGCAGGTCGGCGAAGACCTGCAACCGGGTGTGGGCTTCCGCGACTCCGATGCGGGCTATGTGCTTCTGGGCCTGGCGCTGGAACGCGCGACGGGGAAGAGCGCGTCGGCGCTGCTCAGCGAGTACGTGTTCGACCCACTGGGCCTGTCGTCCTCGAAGCTTCCCGGGGCGACGGCGTCCGAACCCGTCGTCGGGTCATCGCAGCCGCTGCCGGGCTACTACCTGGCGTCCAGGACCAAGAGCGGCGCGTACGTCTGCGACAAGCAGACGGACATCACCGAGCAGTCGGCCAGTTTCGGGTTCACCGACTCGGGGGTCGTGTCTGACATCGAAGACGTGGCCGCGTACGCGCATGCGCTGGCCGAAGGCACGCTGGTCCCGACGAAGAAGCGCCTCGCCGCGCCGCTGGCGGTCGCACCCACCGCGCCGGCCTGGTTCACGACCGCGGGCGGCGTCGTGAAGGTCGGACCCCTGATCGGTCAGTACGGCCAGGCGTCGGGGTACCTTACAGCGGCGTTCGCCGATCCCGCCAGCGACCTGGTGGTCGCCGTGGTGCTCAACGACTCCACCGCAGGCCAAGGGCCGATCATCGACCTCGTGCGCGAACTGGCAGCCATCGCGTCGATGGCACCGGGCGTCGGGGGCAAAGCTGCGCCGGCTCTGGGATTGCCGTGGACCGCCGATCAGTTCCACGCCACGATCGCCAAGAACGCGATCTGCCCCGTCCCGCGCTCCTAG